GTTCGCTGCCTTGATGGAATCGTGAGGACTATTAGAGAAGTTTGTCATGTTCCTAATATGAAGAAAAAGTTGATCTCCCTAGGTACTTTAGATAAATAAGCCTACAAGTACATGAGGGAGGGAGGTACAATGAATGAGGCTAAAGGTACTTTAGTCATGCTGAAGGACAAGTTGAAGGATGGTCTCTACACACAAGCAGGAAACACCATTGTTCGGTCTGTTAATGCATCTACTATGTAGCAGTTATCTGATGATGACAAGGAAAGATCATGACACATGAGACTGGGCCATATGAGTGCACAAAGACCTTATATGTTGAGCAAAAACAATCTTTTGAATAGTGAAAAGATCAGCACACTTGAATTTTGTGAGCATTGCATCCTACGAAAGCAGAAGAAGGTCAGTTCAGCACTGGCAAGCACAAGATGGGAGGAGTGCTAGACTACATCCATTCATATTTATGGGGTCCCTCTCAATCGAAGGGAAGAAAGAGGTATCTTTTCAcattcattgatgatttttcatgaaAGGTTTGGGTGCGTTTCTTAAGACAAAAAGTGATACTTTTAAAGCATTAAAAGAATGGAAGATTTTCGTTAAGAAtcaaatagagagaaaaatcaagtatTTTTGCACAAACATTGGCTTAGAGTTTTGCAATGAATAGTTTAATAATTTTTGCAAAGTTCATGAGATCACAAGACATAAGATGATCAGGCACACACCACAATAAAATGGAGTTGCCGAGAGGATGAACAAAACTCTTCTTGAGAAGGCTTGTTTTACACTCTTACAAGTTAAAATGTCCAAAATATTTTGGGCTAAAGCAGTTTACACTACTTCTCATAGTGTCAATCGATCTCCAGCATCAGTGATTGACTTTAAGACTCCGAATGAGGTATGGTCAGGTGAACCCTCTAACTATTCATACCTGTGAATATTTGGATGTCCAGCTTATTATCATGTTAATGAAGAAAAGCTTGAACCTAGGGCTAAAAGGCCATATTTGTACGATATGTAGATGGAGTAAAAAGGTACAAACTTTGGTATTTTTCTTTACTCAAATTTGTAGTTAGTAGATATGTAACCTTTGATGAATCCTCTGTACTTGACTTCGTAAAGTTTCTGTGGAGTTTTCAAGAAACAAGAATAAGAAGCAGGTGGAGCTACTAGTGGAGCTTACCAAGGAAAAGGATCAAGAGACTCAAGTTGATGAGTCAAAAGATGCAGATCTTAAAGAACATGTTGTCAATGAACCATATACAATTGTGAAAGAAAAGGACAAAAGGTAGATACGGAAATCAGAACATCTTATAGTGCAAGCAAATCTGATTGCATACGCGTTCATAGCTGTAGAAGAAGAGATTAGAAACCTCAAGCCCTCTCCGTATGTTGAAGCAACTTCTTGCAAAGATGTTGCACAATGACAGTTAGCCATGATGAAAGTGATGGTCTCTTCACAAAAATAAGATATGGGTCTTAgttgaaaggaaaaagaggaagaagataGTTGGAGGCAAATGGATCTACAGAAAGAAAAAAGGTATTCCAGAAGTAGAAGATGCTAGGTTCAAGGAAAGATTGGTTACAAAGGGTTTCTGTCAGAAGAAGGGAATTGACTATAATGATATCTCTTCTACAGTCGTGAAACATAGATCAATTCGTGTGCTACTAGCATTGGTTACACAATTTGATTTGGAGCTTCAACAACTTGATTTCAAAACTGCTTTCTTACACGGTGATCTATAAGAGACAATCTATATGGATCAGCTTGAAGGTTTCCTAGCTGAGGAAAAAGAAGATCATGTATGTCAACTGAAGAAGTCTTTGTGTGGTTTGAAGCAATCCCTTAGACAGTGGTACAAAAGGTTTGATGCATTTATGACTACACATGGATTCTCGAGGAGTGCATTTGATAGCTGTGTGTATTACAAGAAAATGTCTAGTAACTCTATGATTTATTtactgttgtatgttgatgatatgcttATTGCTGCTAACAACATCacagagataaatattttgaagaaactgTTGAGCAAGGAATTTGACATGAAGGATTTGGAAGCTGCAAAGAAAATTTTTGGAATGGAGATTTCAAGAGAAAATGGTATTTTACATCTTTCTCAGAAGAGGTACATCAAAAAGGTTCTTGAGAGGTTTAATATATAGATGAGCAAGCCTATAAGTACACCATTAGCTTTTCATTTTAATCTTTCAGAGTTACATCTGTCTCAGTTTGAGGATGGGGTGGAGCATCAGTCAAAAATTCCTTATGCTAGCACAATTGGTAGCATTATGTATGCTATGGTGTGCACACATCCAGATATTGCTCAATTTGTAAGTGTGGTAAGTAGGTACATGGACAATGCAGGGAAAGGGTATTAGGAAGTTGTCAAGTGGATATTGAGATATCTCAAAGCATCTTCTGATATTAGCCTAACCTTTCGAAAAAGTGTAGGTATTTCAGTTCTCGAATATATGGATTCTGACTATACAGGGGATCTTGCTAGTAGAAGGTCCATAAGTGGATACATCTTTACTCTCGTTAGCAGTGCCGTTAGTTGGAAATTGACTTTACAATCAATTGTCGCTTTGTCTACAATAGAGGCAGAATATATGCAGCAACAGAGGCAATAAAAGAAGCCATCTGGTTGAAAGGTTTGGTGGTAGAATTGTGTTTGGTTCAGGTGGAATCAACTCTAAGATGTGATAGTTAAAGTGCCattcatttgattaaaaatcaaTGATTTCATGAGCGCATCAACATATTGATATCAAATTCTATTTCATTCGATATGTCATTGAAGAGTGAGTTATCAAGGTCAAGAAAGTTATCACAGATAATAACATTGCAGACATATTGACCAAGATAGTCCCGCTTGCCAAGTTTGCACACTGTAGGTGGTGGGAGTATGCATCAACTAATGCAACTCTGGGAGAACAACTACTGGTGGCGCTAGTGTGTTCAACAAAGGTCTGATTCTTCTATTTTCTTACAACGAGATTTTCCAATAAGCTTAGAAGTTTTGGACGGAGTTGTTCATACGCATGGTCAGAACATAAACCATAGTGGAGATTGAAAAAGTTGAGGTTAAAGACAAAATCAAAAGTTGTTAAGAGAAAGTTAAAAATAGAGAATCTTGCCAATGTGGAgatttgttaaaattgacaagtttctagataaattaatatagcaacttggtaggtgaaagtttggtaaactttgacttAATGTAGCAACTTGGTAGGTAAAAGTCAGGTGAAAGTTCAGTAAACTTTGATATCTTGACAAGaatgtgatgtcatggatgacatcAAAAGTAAGAATTTATTCCTATAAATATGTAACTTTTAATTCATTTAAAACACACCTCTCATCACATCTTTCActtgtcttctcatattctaaggcatttgtaaaataaattagaagagTAGAGAATTGATAGAGCAGTTCTCTTAGACATATTCAAGATCTCTCCCCTTTCTTTATTAATATAAAGACAGTTGTTCTCTGGTGGACATAGGACCATTCTGATTCAAACCATGTTAAATATTATTGATctttatattttcacattttcGCTAACAAAGAACTTGGGCAGAGTTTGAAACCATCCAAGTTCTCACAAATCGAGATTATTCAAACCAGATTTTACGAGGTCCTTTTTGGAAATGCCTAGACAATGCTGAAAATGAAATCAGATCCAATTTCTAGCGATAAATGCGCTCAGACGCTCCACCTCAGTAGATCTCCAAAAAATCTATTAGTTCCTCTGGTGAATATTCTGATTAACACAAACAAAATAGATCTACCATGGCTCTGATATCATGTAATAGATAAGATGTGGAGAAtaacttattatatatttcCAAGAGGTGAGCAATATAAATACAAGTACATAAGGTTCTAgctaaggaaagaaataaaagagattCCTACAAATATGctatttctatatatatgtggtATGTACATTCCTATGAAATGGATTAGGTTCATTCTGTAACAGTTTTCATTTGAACATAATGCGTTACTATTGCTAATATACGtacacaaaaatataaaaagaagaagacataatacataaatatgtcctTTAACATGACCTCAACTGGCATCTATATCCTCCAACTTTGGATATGCACAAGTAAAAGCTTGTAGAAAGTTGAAAGACTAGACACACACGTCCTACATGGTATAATACACGTAGGACACCACTTCAAATGTCACATAGGATGCAAATTTCCATGTATGATGcgtgtgtctactttttcaactctatacaagtttaagtgtctacttgtgcacatcCAAAGTTGGAGGGTGTCGATGTCAATTGAGGCAAAGTTAAAGAGAACGTTAATGTATTATGCCTCAAAAGAGTACCTTCTTCACTGATACCTTAGAATAATATCACGATTCCTACAAAACTGGTGCAACTTCTAAAAATGACAACAATCTTCCAATTTCTGACATCAACAGTTGTTTCTTCTATTGGAGGAATTGCAATGCTAGTTGTCTTACTCCTCTACTTGAGAACAAAATACTCCCTGATTTTCTGGTAGAAAAAAGGAGAGGATTACAAAATTGTAAAAGCCTTCTTGAAGAACCATGGATCACTCGTGTCAAGGAAGTACAGTTATTCTGAAGTTAAAAAGATGACAGagtatttcaaaaataaacttgatcAAGGTGGCTATGGTTTTGTGTACAAGGGAAAGTTACATAATGGGAGTCTTGTGGCAGTCAAGGTCTTAAAGGAATCGAAGGGCAGGGGAGAAGAGTTTATCAATGAGGTGGCGAGTATCAGTAGGACTTCTCACATTAATATTGtatcacttgtgggattttGTTTTGAGGGTCAAGACAGAGCTCTCATATATGATTTCATGCCCAATGGGTCCCTTGAGAAGTTCATTTTCGATGCAAAATCTGGGACAAATCGTCAACTAGGATGGAAAACATTGTACAACATTTTGCTTGGCATTGCTAGAGGATTGGAGTATCTGCATCACTAAACACATTAAGCTGAATAGGAGAACTATTAGAGAAGAATAATCCACGAGTAGATATTCCTGAGATATCGAATGATGCGACAAATAACCACCAAATGTAGATGATAGAGAGTCTACATATATTTTCTGACTTGTTAAACTACAAATGAGATATCAAATTGAATAATAGTAAGATAATTTAGGCTCCCAATAAATTGTCGAAAAAAAGGATCAGGAAGTAGATCTCCTTCATCATGACGATACTTCACATTCAATTTCTATGGAATATCTACATATAAAGATTCTTAAAGACCAACCAAAGTAATCAAGTCCTTAGTACGTATATTTATGTTGTTTTAAGAACACATCTAAAGAATCATAATGAACTTTtctgttgggtttaattgataggttgaatgggaaatggAGGGAAACGAAGTGGAGGGAAAATTAatttgttctctcttgctttatgaaataagcattagtctcacataggtggtggaaagaaaaagtctcctacttaaaaatagaagcactcTTTCATGTTGTTAAAGGGTCAAAAAGAGGGTCTCTCCTCGCGCCGTcatcgtcgtcgctcgctcggctacGGCTTGGGCTTGggcaattgatatgattgattgataatatttttggaccaaatatcctttaattttaattaattaattaatattatttatttaattaattaaatggaAAATCTTGACCCGTGACCCGACCCATTTCTTTctcggattaatttaaaaatttatttccctccgtttttccaatggattttttgaaaggttgcaaccttgtccgaaaagttgcaaaccttttctcaataGACAAACATTTTCCCAATAGGTGctttttcttaaaaggtgcaaacagactatatatatctgttaatcctcagaatgctCCATACGAAAATTTTGAtagacatcttcttcttcttcttctctgcaCTTCTTAAAAACTCCTATGATATACTGTCTTCGAGTGGTTCGTAGATATCaaaatttgcagtacctctattttggtgagtaaatcgttctatcctgagaggaaagattccaaaacctcgggtacgttgagggaataatttccttaaggacacactgtgtattCAGTGGGCTCAATTTTTGTTCTGTCATTAATTTTTCAGatactgttattatttttagttttagtCTAGATTCTgtcttttattactttcagtagttattgttactattttaatattacAATACAAtttactaacaatcttaagaaaattattattattatttggttATTGATTAAACTGTATTCTGTTATAgagactaaaacctgtgtggttttctacttcgtatgaaataaatattcagacttgaaaagtataaaaactttattggaatattaaatttcatacttgtacaatgatttgaagaatataaaaacttcattgttGTTAttagaaaaagtctaaaattctGAGGTATTAAGATAGTTTATCTAtttttgacagtgaaaagaaatgacaagtgatactgctactacttcagcgactgttgctgcaacaagccgTACTTCAGTGCCACCGGCGGAAAAACCAGGGAAATTTTCTagagccaacttcaaaggatggcagaaaagggtgttcttttggcttaccactcttggtatgtAGAAGTTCACCAATGAAGACCCTCTTATGTCTGCTGTTGATATGCcggccaatgaaaaatttatgaataTTGAGGCATGAACACAGACGGATTTTCTATGCAAAggctacatcctaagtgctttggatgatgatttgtacaatgtctacagtgctatgaaaacttctaaagagttgtgggatgcacttgagaagaagtataagactgaagacgcatgcttgaaaaaatttatgGTTGCTAAGTTTCTagattataaaatgatagatagcagaactattggaacccaagttcaagaactacaacttatttttcatgaccttattgctgaaggtatggtagttaatgaagcatttcaagtggctataatgatagaaaagttgcctccttcatggagagatttcaaaaattatctaaagcacaagtgcaaggaaatgaagttggaagatcttgtgattcttctcaagattgaggaagataacaaaacaacAGAAAAGAAGTCGCATGGAAATTCAACGATCATGGAAGTGAACATTGTTGAAGATGttgctccaaagaataagaaaagaaagaaaccttttggaaagaatcaggagcagaacaagaaaaatttcaagggcaattgttataattgcGGGA
This sequence is a window from Solanum dulcamara chromosome 10, daSolDulc1.2, whole genome shotgun sequence. Protein-coding genes within it:
- the LOC129869880 gene encoding LEAF RUST 10 DISEASE-RESISTANCE LOCUS RECEPTOR-LIKE PROTEIN KINASE-like 2.3; this translates as MDQLEGFLAEEKEDHVCQLKKSLCGLKQSLRQWYKRFDAFMTTHGFSRSAFDSCVYYKKMSSNSMIYLLLYVDDMLIAANNITEINILKKLLSKEFDMKDLEAAKKIFGMEISRENGILHLSQKRYIKKFEDGVEHQSKIPYASTIGSIMYAMVCTHPDIAQFVSVKKGEDYKIVKAFLKNHGSLVSRKYSYSEVKKMTEYFKNKLDQGGYGFVYKGKLHNGSLVAVKVLKESKGRGEEFINEVASISRTSHINIVSLVGFCFEGQDRALIYDFMPNGSLEKFIFDAKSGTNRQLGWKTLYNILLGIARGLEYLHH